CGCAATTGATGATTTTCAACCTGACTTTTGTCTAAATCTACATGACCAGCGTACCATTTATGGAAACGACTCAGGAACATTACCGGCACAATTTTCATTCTTGGCGCCTGCCGGTGATGCCGAGAAAACAATTTCTGGTGCCAGGTTAAAAGCCATGAGCCTGATCAATTCGATTGCTGGTGCGATAAATTTAGAATCTGCATACGTAGGACGTTATGGAGATGATTTCAATATTAATTGTATAGGTGATTACTGCATGTCCCGTGGTATACCTATCGTACTTTTTGAAGGTGGACATGCCGGTCAGGATTATGATAGGGAAGAAGCTGCCCAATTGTACGAGAATGCCCTCAAAATAGCGCTGACTAAATTATCAAATGACCTCAAACTTCAAAGTCGTGATGAGATTGTTGATGGTTATAATGAAATCCCTTCCATTGCACAAACCTATACCGATATACTCTTAAAACAAGTATCAGATGCCAGAGGATCGCGACAGGATCTGGCCATCATGTACCGAGAGGTAATCGATGGTGATCGATTATGGTTTATTCCCGTTATTACCGATATTGATCAGGAACAAATAAAAAACGCTCATCGAGTGTTGGATGCCGCTCATCTCTCCTTCGAGGAATTGGATCTGTTAATTGAAGAATGCGGAGTTGTTCAATCTACATCGTTTTCGATACGCTCTTTTTACAAATAATTCATTAAAACTCCAAAATACTTAGATTTTACTACTTAAAAACCTTTATTTTGTAAATTAAATGCATAAAAAGCTGCAAAATCATGAGTAGGATAGATGACATTGATAAGCAAATTCTAGATGTTCTTATTGAAAATACTAGAACCCCTTTTACAGACATTGCAAAAAGACTCAATATAAGCGCTGGTACCGTTCACGTAAGAGTAAAAAAAATGGAAGAGTCTGGTATCATCCATGGATCATCACTCACTGTGGACTATCATCAATTAGGTTATACTTTTATTGCATACATAGGTGTGTTTCTTGAAAAAACAAGCCAAACTCAATTTGTGATCAGTCGTATTAAGGAAATTCCGTATGTGACAGTAGCTCACATAACCACTGGCAAATTCAATATTTTTTGTAAAATCAGGGCTAAGGATACCACCCATGCCAAAAAGATTATTTTTATGCTCGATGATATCGATGGTGTGAGTCGTACGGAGAGTATGATCAGCCTTGAGGAAAGTATCAACGATAAGAAGAGATTACTCCACAAGGTTTTTCAAGATCTATAATGTTCACGATTCAGGATCTCAAATCTGAGGAATACGATACCTATTTTAAGCAATATTTGGGTTTATAGATGTGATTCTGGAAAGGTTTGAAGTACTTGTTCGATCTTTGAAACAAATTCTGGATTTCAAAGTTGGCCTTCAACAACCTTTGGAACATCATTACGTTCCTGGAAAATGGAGTATCGCTCAAATGTTTATGAATAAATTGGATATGGAGCGGGTTTTTCATTACAGGGCCTGGAGGTTTCTAGGAGGCGACAACACGCCTTTGACGGGTTTTGATAAGGATGAATTTGTGGGTGCTCTTGGAGATCTCGTCCCGATAGCTATCGGGATCGCGAAAGCGGATTTAAAACAATTATTTGCCATCACACGAACTTTAACGATCGATATATTCAAAAATGCTAGCTCAGACCAACTCCAATTCAAAGGAAACGCCAGCGGTAAAAACATAACCGCCCGAGTAATTCCGTTTTTTCATAGCTGGATACAACAAACATCATGAAAATGTGATTGCCGAGCGATATTAACGCATTTTAATAGAATCATCAAATCTTTAATAACCTGCTAGGACAACCTTAGCAGGCTATTATCATGAATAGGGGAATTGTCATGCGATCTTTGGGGAAAATAAAAAACTATTATGAAAAAGAAAGTAGCCATATTAGCAACAAATGGATTTGAAGAAGTAGAATTAACAAGCCCTAAAAAAGCGCTAGAAGACGCCGGTGCCGAAGTTCACATCGTGAGTCCAGAAGCCGTAAGTATCAAAGCATGGGATAAAGACAAATGGGGAGATACTTATAAAGTAGATAAGCAAGTTTCTGAGGTATCTGCTTCAGATTATAATTCGTTGATGTTACCTGGAGGCGTTATGAATCCAGACCAGCTGAGAATGAATAATGATGCGATAAGCTTTATAAGAGATTTCTTCAAGCAAGGAAAACCTGTAAGTGCTATTTGCCACGGTATTCAACCGCTTATCGATGCAGAGGTATTAAAAGGTAGAAAACTTACTTCTTACCCATCACTGAAAAAAGACGTAATGAACGCTGGAGGTAATTGGGTAGATGAAGAAGTAGTCGTAGACCAAGGTTTTACCACGAGTAGAACGCCTGACGACTTAGATGCTTTTAATGCAAAACTAGTAGAAGAAGTAAAAGAAGGTAAACACGATGAGCAACACGCGTAAATTGTAAACCTTCATAAATCAGAAACGTCCCGAAATTCATCGGGACGTTTTTTTATGTAATTAAATCAAGTCAAAAAGACTATCCACTGCGGGATAACGCTCTGCAATAAATCCCTCACCGTAGTCAGTTCCTATAATTCTGCCATAATTAGCGCTTCTATACTTGATGGAATTGAGAAAGTTCTTAGTAGAAATGGGGGTGTCCTCGCTCTTATCGTCTGGATTGTAAAATTGGGTTTTATACGCTTGAACGGCATCAATTTTCTCATCGATGAATCCCGTAATGTCAACGACGATGTCTGGCTTAAGTTCCAACCATTGAATGTAGTGATACACTTGCTTAGGACGCCAGTGTTCTTGCTGCCTACCGTCCAGTTCGGTTTTAATTCTTTTCAATCCTGATAGAAAACAGCTCACGCTCGCTAAATCGCTACCTCGACCATGATCAGGATGCCGATCTTGTGGTGAGTTACAGATTACGATCTCTGGGCGGTATTTTCTAATGATTTTTATGATCTCCATCTGGTGTTCCCGATCATTGCTGAAAAACCCATCGGCAAATGCGAGGTTTTCACGCACGCTCAGTTTCATGATTTTTGCAGCATCTGCAGCTTCATGATCTCGTATTTCAGCGCTCCCTTTAGAGCCTAATTCACCACGGGTCAGATCTAGGACACCGGTTCTTTTTCCTCTGGACTGTTCTTTAATCAAGACGCCCGCACAGCTTAATTCAACATCGTCTGGGTGCGCGCCTATGGCTAGAATATCTAATTTCATTATTGCTTTTTTGATTTCTCAATGGCGTTTTCTATGTCGGTTTTGAGCACCTCAAATTCCTCAATTCCACAGGAGAATCTCAGTAATCGGTCTGAAATTCCTTGCTCTGCACGCTGTTCTGGGGTCAGAAGGCTATGAGAAGTGAGAGCGGGAGACAAGATAATACTTTCTACACCTGCAAGGCTTAGGGCAGGTCTTATAACCTCAAGATGCTCGAGAAACGCATCAGGATCTACTTGTTCATTGAATTCAAAAGAAAGCATCCCGCCGTAACCGTGCATTTGCTTCTTTGCTACCTCATGATTTTTGTGATTTGGTAAACCGGGATAATTCACGCGAGCTACACAATCGAGTCCATCCAGCCAACTGGCAAGTTCACCGGC
This genomic interval from Nonlabens spongiae contains the following:
- a CDS encoding M14 family zinc carboxypeptidase, with the translated sequence MKLNRYFKYSEFEKGLDQILNRSKNHSWQKSVIGKSVLGKSIYGLKFGSGNNHVLIWSQMHGNESTSTRALIRLLDSDFFHQFEQNLELYIIPVLNPDGCDFWTRNNANNVDLNRDAIDLSQPESKILRTAIDDFQPDFCLNLHDQRTIYGNDSGTLPAQFSFLAPAGDAEKTISGARLKAMSLINSIAGAINLESAYVGRYGDDFNINCIGDYCMSRGIPIVLFEGGHAGQDYDREEAAQLYENALKIALTKLSNDLKLQSRDEIVDGYNEIPSIAQTYTDILLKQVSDARGSRQDLAIMYREVIDGDRLWFIPVITDIDQEQIKNAHRVLDAAHLSFEELDLLIEECGVVQSTSFSIRSFYK
- a CDS encoding Lrp/AsnC family transcriptional regulator, giving the protein MSRIDDIDKQILDVLIENTRTPFTDIAKRLNISAGTVHVRVKKMEESGIIHGSSLTVDYHQLGYTFIAYIGVFLEKTSQTQFVISRIKEIPYVTVAHITTGKFNIFCKIRAKDTTHAKKIIFMLDDIDGVSRTESMISLEESINDKKRLLHKVFQDL
- a CDS encoding type 1 glutamine amidotransferase domain-containing protein codes for the protein MKKKVAILATNGFEEVELTSPKKALEDAGAEVHIVSPEAVSIKAWDKDKWGDTYKVDKQVSEVSASDYNSLMLPGGVMNPDQLRMNNDAISFIRDFFKQGKPVSAICHGIQPLIDAEVLKGRKLTSYPSLKKDVMNAGGNWVDEEVVVDQGFTTSRTPDDLDAFNAKLVEEVKEGKHDEQHA
- the bshB1 gene encoding bacillithiol biosynthesis deacetylase BshB1; translated protein: MKLDILAIGAHPDDVELSCAGVLIKEQSRGKRTGVLDLTRGELGSKGSAEIRDHEAADAAKIMKLSVRENLAFADGFFSNDREHQMEIIKIIRKYRPEIVICNSPQDRHPDHGRGSDLASVSCFLSGLKRIKTELDGRQQEHWRPKQVYHYIQWLELKPDIVVDITGFIDEKIDAVQAYKTQFYNPDDKSEDTPISTKNFLNSIKYRSANYGRIIGTDYGEGFIAERYPAVDSLFDLI